From Candidatus Nomurabacteria bacterium, one genomic window encodes:
- a CDS encoding glycoside hydrolase family 1 protein, with translation MTEKKFPEGFYWGAATASYQVEGGVENCDWAEAARAKRVPPCCRACDHYNRYEADFDIAKELGHTAHRFSVEWARIEPEEGRFDQEAIEHYRKVLSALKARELTPFVTIWHFTLPLWFSQSGGFERSDAPEIFARYAAFVVEQLGDLCDHFSTMNEPNVFGSNGWLRGTWPPFKRFKLTDMVSITNSGKSYEAAPDKGFGPVRTYFKVMKNLALAHNAAYRTIKNVSPKTEVSVVKHVIVFAANWNPFNKLAAAVANFYWTKLFMGRTHKYCDSIGLNYYFYTQFGDKRQWKKTDMDWNFAPEHIYDALMMLAKYKKPLFVSEGGLADHDDSDRAEYIKKQVAATWQAIQDGADVRGHLYWSLMDNYEWALGFEKQFGLIQINYKTLERTIRPSAYVYKEIIEKNAIVE, from the coding sequence ATGACTGAAAAGAAATTTCCGGAAGGATTCTATTGGGGAGCAGCGACTGCTTCGTATCAGGTTGAAGGGGGGGTAGAGAACTGTGATTGGGCTGAGGCGGCACGCGCGAAGCGCGTGCCGCCGTGTTGTCGTGCGTGTGACCACTACAATCGATATGAAGCTGATTTTGATATTGCAAAAGAACTGGGTCACACCGCGCATCGTTTCTCTGTTGAGTGGGCACGAATTGAACCAGAAGAAGGGAGGTTTGATCAAGAGGCAATTGAGCACTATCGGAAGGTGCTATCGGCGCTCAAAGCTCGCGAACTGACGCCATTTGTTACTATTTGGCATTTTACGTTGCCGCTCTGGTTTTCACAGTCTGGTGGCTTTGAGCGCAGCGATGCGCCTGAAATATTCGCTCGCTATGCCGCGTTTGTGGTCGAGCAACTAGGCGATCTTTGCGATCATTTTTCAACCATGAATGAGCCAAATGTGTTTGGTAGCAATGGTTGGTTGCGTGGTACGTGGCCGCCATTCAAGCGTTTCAAGCTTACTGATATGGTTTCGATCACGAATTCTGGGAAGTCGTATGAAGCTGCGCCCGACAAGGGTTTTGGTCCGGTCAGAACATATTTTAAGGTCATGAAGAATCTTGCTTTGGCCCATAATGCTGCATATAGAACTATTAAGAACGTCTCGCCAAAGACCGAAGTGAGCGTGGTGAAGCATGTCATCGTCTTTGCTGCTAATTGGAACCCATTCAATAAGCTAGCCGCAGCAGTCGCCAACTTCTACTGGACAAAACTCTTCATGGGTCGAACTCATAAATACTGTGATTCGATTGGTCTTAATTACTATTTCTATACACAGTTTGGTGATAAGCGTCAGTGGAAAAAGACTGATATGGATTGGAATTTTGCACCGGAGCATATCTACGATGCACTCATGATGCTGGCGAAGTACAAGAAGCCATTGTTTGTGTCTGAAGGCGGGTTGGCTGATCATGATGATTCAGACCGTGCCGAGTATATCAAGAAGCAAGTTGCTGCTACGTGGCAGGCAATCCAGGATGGAGCCGATGTTCGTGGGCATTTGTATTGGTCGCTGATGGATAACTACGAATGGGCACTTGGGTTTGAAAAGCAGTTTGGCCTTATCCAAATCAACTACAAGACGCTTGAGCGAACAATTCGTCCATCAGCCTACGTGTATAAGGAAATAATCGAGAAAAACGCCATAGTAGAATGA
- a CDS encoding EamA family transporter, with translation MGWILLAAAGQFLNAIVAIFDKYIVSDEQVLPRPFVYAFYSCLVTGGWIIIFFLGWVPGLSDLGMPSLENVKTPTIQVVGMSILAAYTFFIALVSMYDALRRADASNALPIIGSVSALATFGFSYLFLDATLHDNFIIGIVLLAVGTLLVAQTLPRVDTVLQVLHSGLFFALHYITMKGLFLETSFDDGFFWSRVGFVFFTLSLLLIPAYFEKVKTVSKRTTRKAGIIVLLAKILAGVASFLLLKATHLGEPAVVQALGGLQYVFILLISIALAHQLPSTATDRDTRPETFFRRLLYVVIILVGFVVLFT, from the coding sequence ATGGGTTGGATACTCTTGGCGGCTGCAGGGCAATTTTTGAATGCTATTGTAGCCATCTTTGATAAGTACATCGTCTCTGACGAACAGGTCTTGCCTCGTCCGTTTGTGTACGCGTTTTACTCGTGTCTCGTGACGGGCGGGTGGATCATCATCTTTTTCTTGGGGTGGGTACCGGGTCTTTCAGATCTGGGAATGCCATCGCTTGAGAACGTTAAAACGCCGACCATTCAAGTGGTGGGAATGTCTATTTTGGCAGCGTACACCTTTTTTATTGCGCTGGTCTCTATGTATGATGCCTTGCGCCGAGCAGATGCTTCTAATGCGCTACCGATCATCGGTTCTGTGTCCGCCTTGGCAACCTTTGGATTCAGTTACTTGTTTTTGGATGCAACGCTTCACGACAATTTTATCATTGGTATCGTACTTCTTGCTGTTGGTACGCTGTTGGTCGCCCAGACCCTGCCACGGGTGGATACCGTGCTTCAGGTGCTACATAGCGGTCTCTTTTTCGCGTTGCACTATATCACCATGAAAGGTTTGTTTTTGGAGACCAGTTTTGATGACGGCTTCTTTTGGTCACGAGTTGGGTTTGTGTTCTTTACCTTGTCGCTCCTCTTGATCCCAGCATACTTTGAGAAGGTGAAGACGGTCAGTAAGCGGACGACAAGGAAAGCTGGCATTATTGTGTTGTTGGCAAAGATCTTGGCTGGCGTGGCTTCATTCCTCTTACTTAAAGCAACACACTTAGGCGAGCCAGCTGTCGTGCAAGCCCTTGGTGGCTTGCAGTACGTGTTCATTTTGCTTATCAGTATTGCACTGGCACACCAATTGCCGTCCACAGCAACCGATCGAGATACTCGCCCTGAGACTTTCTTCCGTAGATTGCTGTATGTGGTGATCATCTTGGTTGGGTTCGTGGTTCTCTTCACGTGA
- a CDS encoding beta-galactosidase, with protein sequence MIKKVLYSLVGILVVGLFGLFLLAQKEEPSDITYGMSFNTPYARELGLNWQEAYDAILDELQVRHLRLAAHWPMVEPQPGVYNFEELDYQIKRAEEVGAEVVLAVGRRLPRWPECHVPAWAADISSEERQAAQLRYMEQVVTRYQNSPAVVMWQVENEPFLEVFAFEHCGELDKQFLDREIARVHELDQTRPILVTDSGNLGTWAGAYRSGDVFGTSVYVHFWNPELGQFRTVLPAWFYRVKDNLMAVLFGEKPTMLIELSAEPWLLEPVTDVPLSVQFTRMNLEKFEDILEYAKETRFEQQYLWGAEWWYWLKLQGEPAMWERGERLFNE encoded by the coding sequence ATGATAAAAAAGGTCTTGTACAGCTTGGTGGGTATTTTGGTGGTAGGCCTTTTTGGACTCTTCCTTTTGGCGCAAAAGGAAGAGCCAAGTGATATCACATATGGAATGTCATTTAATACACCGTACGCACGCGAGCTTGGTCTCAATTGGCAGGAGGCGTACGACGCGATCCTCGATGAGCTGCAGGTACGACATCTGCGTCTCGCCGCACACTGGCCAATGGTAGAACCGCAGCCGGGTGTCTACAATTTTGAAGAGCTTGATTATCAGATCAAGCGAGCTGAAGAAGTGGGGGCTGAGGTGGTGCTGGCGGTCGGGCGCCGCTTGCCGCGGTGGCCAGAATGTCATGTGCCAGCATGGGCTGCAGATATCTCATCGGAGGAACGGCAAGCGGCGCAGCTCAGGTACATGGAACAAGTTGTGACTCGGTATCAGAACAGTCCTGCTGTGGTCATGTGGCAGGTTGAGAACGAACCGTTTTTAGAAGTGTTTGCGTTTGAGCATTGTGGTGAACTCGATAAACAGTTCCTTGACCGAGAGATCGCTCGAGTACACGAGCTTGATCAGACTCGTCCGATACTCGTGACCGATAGCGGCAATTTGGGTACCTGGGCAGGAGCGTACCGCAGTGGCGATGTGTTTGGTACGAGTGTGTATGTACACTTTTGGAATCCTGAACTAGGACAGTTTCGAACAGTCTTACCAGCCTGGTTCTATCGGGTGAAAGATAATCTGATGGCGGTATTGTTTGGCGAGAAACCAACAATGCTTATCGAGTTGTCGGCAGAGCCGTGGTTACTTGAGCCGGTGACAGACGTGCCTCTTTCAGTGCAATTCACGCGCATGAACCTAGAAAAGTTTGAAGACATTCTCGAATATGCAAAAGAGACAAGGTTTGAACAACAATATCTTTGGGGAGCGGAATGGTGGTATTGGCTCAAGCTGCAGGGCGAACCGGCAATGTGGGAGCGAGGTGAGAGATTGTTCAATGAGTAG